A DNA window from Turicibacter sp. TJ11 contains the following coding sequences:
- a CDS encoding phosphodiester glycosidase family protein, with protein MSRYQMKQRKIWTNFIIFNFCLLIIGGCVYFYQKSTTIISLLNEKIEQQDQTIKQQHHAQTALIDANHSLQSQLEEALQTKITLEDENLSKEDQLVALTEQNQQLNTNIQNLSQQLDELTKLNEQYVAERPLSVVELEMKYRQLLTEANTKVSELEIAKNTVQKERDEIQDYYEQLNQHFYVKDDLKVKLVETRTSNQHYWIAEVISSDAIPLKGAMASDTYNGKRETISSMANRLGAILAINASGFYAKTNTPMGTVVRNGKLVNIDKSYTGEILSLKSDGNLAFTTVNSEEEFKNLDIKQTFTFGPILVRDYQATELNDKSRHPRTAIGQLDDNRYVLVVVEGRMEGADGMTLAELQQLFLQLGCKTAYNLDGGGSTTLYFQGKVINTPSDGSERSVVDMIYF; from the coding sequence ATGAGTCGTTATCAAATGAAACAAAGAAAAATTTGGACTAATTTTATCATCTTTAACTTTTGCCTACTTATAATCGGGGGATGTGTTTATTTCTATCAAAAATCAACAACAATAATTTCTTTATTAAATGAAAAAATTGAGCAACAAGATCAAACCATTAAACAGCAACATCATGCTCAAACTGCACTGATTGATGCGAATCATTCCTTGCAAAGTCAATTAGAAGAAGCACTACAAACAAAAATTACATTAGAGGATGAAAATCTTTCAAAAGAAGATCAACTGGTTGCTTTAACAGAGCAAAATCAGCAACTAAACACGAATATACAAAACTTAAGTCAACAGCTTGATGAACTAACCAAGCTAAATGAACAGTATGTCGCTGAACGTCCGCTTTCTGTGGTTGAACTAGAGATGAAATATCGACAACTTTTAACAGAGGCAAACACTAAAGTAAGTGAACTTGAGATAGCTAAAAATACTGTTCAAAAAGAACGAGATGAAATTCAAGACTACTATGAACAACTTAATCAACACTTTTATGTTAAAGATGATTTAAAAGTTAAACTCGTAGAAACTAGAACAAGTAATCAACATTACTGGATCGCTGAAGTAATCTCTTCTGATGCTATCCCGTTAAAAGGAGCCATGGCAAGTGATACGTATAACGGAAAAAGAGAAACTATTTCATCGATGGCTAATCGTCTAGGTGCTATTTTAGCGATTAACGCTTCTGGCTTTTATGCTAAAACAAATACTCCAATGGGAACTGTTGTTCGAAACGGAAAGCTCGTAAATATTGATAAATCCTATACAGGTGAAATTTTATCTTTAAAATCAGATGGAAACTTGGCTTTTACAACCGTGAACTCAGAAGAAGAATTTAAGAACTTGGATATCAAGCAAACATTTACGTTTGGTCCAATCCTTGTCCGTGATTATCAGGCAACTGAACTGAATGATAAGAGCCGTCATCCTCGAACGGCCATTGGCCAACTAGATGATAATCGCTATGTCCTTGTTGTTGTAGAAGGACGAATGGAAGGTGCAGACGGAATGACTTTAGCAGAACTTCAGCAATTATTTTTACAATTAGGATGCAAAACGGCCTATAACTTAGATGGTGGTGGTTCAACGACACTTTACTTTCAGGGAAAAGTAATTAACACACCTTCCGATGGAAGTGAGCGTTCAGTTGTAGATATGATTTATTTTTAA
- the folK gene encoding 2-amino-4-hydroxy-6-hydroxymethyldihydropteridine diphosphokinase — translation MNKAYLGLGSNLGDKKRYLYDAIQYLNHHDQITIIKLSSLYETAPWGYTDQDIFMNLVVEVETSLNSIELLDICQMIENELGRVREIKWGPRVIDVDILLYNEEEINSDRLTVPHPYMIERDFVMIPLAEINPQLVIKGKTTKEWAQVFDEQALKIISNQ, via the coding sequence ATGAATAAAGCTTATTTAGGGCTTGGATCTAATTTAGGAGATAAGAAACGTTATTTGTATGATGCTATTCAATATTTAAATCATCACGACCAAATAACAATTATTAAGCTATCTTCATTGTACGAAACGGCTCCGTGGGGATATACAGATCAAGATATATTTATGAATTTAGTGGTTGAAGTTGAAACATCATTGAATTCAATCGAATTATTAGATATTTGTCAAATGATAGAGAACGAACTAGGTAGAGTACGAGAGATTAAATGGGGACCACGTGTGATAGATGTGGATATTTTGCTCTATAATGAAGAGGAAATAAACTCTGATCGTTTAACAGTTCCCCATCCTTATATGATAGAGAGAGATTTTGTTATGATTCCACTTGCTGAGATTAATCCACAGTTAGTGATTAAAGGTAAAACGACTAAAGAATGGGCACAAGTATTTGATGAACAAGCGCTAAAGATCATTTCCAATCAATAA
- the folB gene encoding dihydroneopterin aldolase — MGKIMLNDMIFITRHGACPHEYEFDQKFKVDVWMTTDCVQKAGAVDELNLTINYADAYALIEDIMYGEHVDLLETLAYRIGYKLIEVYQTVEAVEVEVRKMQPPITNFNGTAAVSLTVTR, encoded by the coding sequence ATGGGAAAAATAATGTTAAATGATATGATTTTTATTACACGTCATGGTGCTTGTCCACACGAGTATGAATTTGATCAAAAATTCAAAGTGGATGTTTGGATGACGACAGACTGTGTACAAAAAGCAGGAGCAGTAGATGAGTTAAACCTAACGATTAACTATGCAGATGCCTATGCTTTAATTGAAGATATTATGTATGGGGAACATGTTGATTTGTTAGAGACATTAGCCTATCGAATTGGTTATAAGTTAATTGAAGTTTATCAAACGGTTGAAGCTGTAGAAGTAGAGGTTCGTAAAATGCAACCTCCAATCACTAACTTTAATGGAACAGCAGCTGTTAGTTTGACTGTTACACGATAG
- the folP gene encoding dihydropteroate synthase yields the protein MWPAKKKTLIMGILNITPDSFSDGGAYQNLDEIIKRAKQMVKDGADIIDVGGESTRPGSKVVTLEEELNRVIPVIKQLVKEVDVPISIDTYKAEVARQAVEAGASIINDIGGAKFDPMMPKVMGESGAYVILMHNRKPDMSQTDCITATQGKLTEYVDVVEMVKQELTESIELVKEAGVSDDKIIIDPGIGFAKTIDKNIELMQRVSELHELGYPILLGVSKKGSIGHLLGGLDVNQRLEGTVAATCFAVSQEIEIVRVHDVLENARAAKVMQQLLNYV from the coding sequence ATGTGGCCAGCTAAAAAGAAAACCTTAATTATGGGGATTTTAAATATTACCCCAGATAGCTTCTCAGACGGAGGAGCTTATCAAAATTTAGATGAGATTATAAAACGTGCCAAACAAATGGTGAAAGACGGAGCTGATATAATTGATGTAGGTGGAGAGTCGACTCGTCCTGGATCAAAAGTGGTTACACTTGAGGAAGAGTTGAATCGAGTCATACCTGTGATCAAACAACTAGTAAAAGAAGTAGACGTTCCTATTTCGATTGATACTTATAAAGCAGAAGTCGCCCGTCAAGCGGTTGAAGCGGGAGCAAGTATTATTAACGATATTGGTGGAGCTAAATTTGATCCAATGATGCCTAAGGTTATGGGTGAAAGTGGAGCCTATGTGATTTTAATGCACAATCGTAAGCCGGATATGAGTCAAACAGACTGCATTACAGCCACTCAAGGTAAGTTAACAGAGTATGTTGATGTAGTTGAAATGGTTAAGCAAGAACTAACAGAGAGTATTGAATTAGTTAAGGAAGCGGGCGTTTCAGATGATAAAATTATCATTGATCCAGGCATTGGTTTTGCTAAAACGATTGATAAAAATATTGAGTTAATGCAGCGAGTCTCAGAACTTCATGAGTTAGGTTATCCGATTTTACTTGGTGTGAGTAAGAAAGGATCAATTGGGCATCTACTAGGTGGACTTGATGTCAATCAACGATTAGAAGGAACAGTCGCTGCTACATGTTTTGCGGTTAGTCAGGAAATTGAAATTGTTCGTGTTCATGATGTATTAGAAAATGCACGCGCAGCAAAAGTCATGCAACAGCTTTTAAATTATGTATAA
- the rbr gene encoding rubrerythrin encodes MGTLKGTETHKNLMRAFAGESQARNRYSFYASIARKQGYPLIADAFEYTANQERMHGKVFFQFLAEEFNGGEIEIEASYPVDLYQEQTIKNLLASVTAESHEHEEVYPSFAKVAKEEGFNQIASTFSLIAKIEEMHSKRFAKLAKELEDETMFKKATPVAWECQVCGHIHYAVAAPTICVVCKYPKGYFSVKVED; translated from the coding sequence ATGGGAACTTTAAAAGGGACAGAAACACATAAAAATTTAATGAGAGCATTTGCTGGAGAATCACAAGCAAGAAATCGTTATAGCTTTTATGCAAGTATTGCAAGAAAGCAAGGGTATCCGTTAATAGCTGATGCCTTTGAGTACACAGCCAATCAGGAACGTATGCACGGGAAAGTCTTTTTTCAATTTTTAGCGGAAGAGTTTAATGGTGGGGAAATTGAAATTGAGGCATCTTATCCCGTTGATTTATATCAGGAGCAAACGATAAAGAATTTATTAGCTTCTGTAACAGCGGAGAGTCATGAACATGAAGAAGTTTATCCCTCGTTTGCTAAAGTGGCAAAAGAAGAAGGGTTTAATCAGATTGCTTCGACTTTTAGCCTAATTGCCAAAATCGAAGAGATGCATAGTAAACGATTTGCAAAACTAGCAAAAGAACTAGAAGATGAGACGATGTTTAAGAAGGCAACACCCGTCGCTTGGGAATGTCAGGTTTGTGGACATATTCACTATGCAGTAGCGGCACCTACAATTTGTGTTGTTTGTAAATATCCAAAAGGATATTTTTCAGTTAAGGTAGAAGACTAA
- a CDS encoding DUF3908 family protein yields the protein MITINQLRECSMRYLDSQSIALIYMLKVLDEVITVDDEVIVYPKNLYCRDKELTLYLFTTNYQLLKVTYDLNEVQLVTKNLRHLIESEYKVGDEGHQLILTFADEEIISFHPKKDTTLPYVKEFNSQLLLICRYLQEQSS from the coding sequence ATGATCACAATTAATCAGTTAAGAGAATGTTCGATGCGTTATTTAGATTCGCAATCCATTGCGCTCATTTATATGTTAAAAGTTTTAGATGAAGTAATCACTGTGGACGATGAAGTAATTGTTTATCCGAAAAATTTATATTGTCGTGACAAAGAACTGACGTTGTATCTTTTTACGACGAACTATCAACTACTTAAGGTAACATATGATTTAAATGAAGTTCAACTAGTCACTAAAAATCTTCGCCACTTAATTGAAAGTGAGTATAAAGTAGGGGATGAAGGACATCAATTAATTTTAACCTTTGCCGATGAAGAGATCATCTCATTTCATCCGAAAAAAGATACAACCTTGCCCTATGTAAAAGAATTCAACTCACAGCTACTACTAATTTGCAGATATTTACAAGAACAATCCTCATAA
- the galU gene encoding UTP--glucose-1-phosphate uridylyltransferase GalU — MRKPVRKAVIPAAGFGTRFLPATKAQPKEMLPIVDKPTIQYIVEEAVASGIEEILIVTSSMKRPIEDHFDKSYELEDILEKKGKNEMLEMVQGISNLAQIHYIRQKEAKGLGHAILCAKTFIKDEPFVVLLGDDVVVNEKNPATHQLVEAYKKIGCSIMGVQRVPEDEVSKYGIVRPSQSHTPTENGRMVKLTGMVEKPTVEEAPSNLAVMGRYVLTPEIFEMLENQEPGAGGEIQLTDAIDRLMDRQAVYAYDFEGQRYDVGDKFGFIKATIDFALNREDLGDQVRHYLLDEIAPRLINELEDREELNQIVIEENSKEVIEEAFEEAEESDLE; from the coding sequence ATGCGCAAGCCAGTAAGAAAGGCAGTAATTCCTGCTGCAGGATTTGGAACTCGTTTTTTACCTGCAACAAAAGCACAACCGAAAGAGATGTTACCTATTGTTGATAAACCAACGATTCAATATATTGTTGAAGAAGCCGTAGCCTCTGGAATTGAAGAAATTTTAATTGTAACAAGTTCAATGAAGCGTCCAATCGAGGATCATTTTGATAAATCATATGAATTAGAAGATATATTAGAGAAAAAAGGGAAAAATGAGATGTTAGAAATGGTTCAAGGAATTTCTAATTTAGCTCAGATTCACTACATCAGACAAAAAGAAGCTAAAGGATTAGGGCATGCGATCTTATGTGCGAAAACATTTATTAAGGATGAGCCATTTGTTGTTTTATTAGGAGATGATGTCGTGGTGAATGAAAAAAATCCAGCGACTCATCAATTAGTAGAAGCTTATAAAAAAATCGGATGTTCAATCATGGGCGTTCAACGTGTACCTGAAGATGAAGTTTCAAAATACGGAATCGTTCGTCCATCTCAGTCACACACTCCAACAGAAAATGGACGCATGGTTAAATTAACGGGAATGGTTGAAAAACCGACAGTTGAAGAAGCACCATCAAATCTAGCAGTGATGGGACGTTATGTTTTAACGCCAGAGATTTTTGAGATGTTAGAAAATCAAGAACCAGGAGCAGGAGGAGAAATCCAGTTAACAGATGCGATCGATCGCTTAATGGATCGTCAGGCCGTATATGCTTATGATTTTGAAGGACAACGTTACGATGTTGGGGATAAGTTTGGATTTATTAAGGCAACGATTGATTTTGCCTTAAATCGTGAAGACTTAGGTGATCAAGTCCGTCATTATTTATTAGATGAGATAGCACCACGTTTAATCAATGAATTAGAAGATCGTGAAGAACTTAATCAGATCGTAATCGAAGAAAATAGCAAAGAAGTGATAGAAGAAGCTTTTGAAGAAGCAGAAGAATCTGACTTAGAATAA